From the genome of Solanum lycopersicum chromosome 12, SLM_r2.1:
AAAGATAAGTTACTCCATTTAATTACCTTTACTAGTTTGTCATTCTCTTCAATTATcgttattttaaatatgtggGCAtcacttcaaaatttatttaaattttgtcatttaattttgtgttatgGAATGTTACTAATAGTTCATAAAATATAGGTAActaacttttttaaaagaatatttactatttaaaatataaaattaaaaaaaatcaaaacgtTAATTACATAGAACagatcatactttttatttttctttacagttttaatcatattttaattttaatttttttttcattggttattttattttttgtattaacgataatttttagtattttattaaaattcatgTTTCCATAATTCCTTATTATAGTGATGGATAGCTTGAAAGAGGGCCGATTTATTTTTACCGAACAACACTCTTACAAACTTCTGTAACACTCAGCCTACTTTACACCCACGAAATTGACTAagtataaaaatacttaaacagAAAAGTTAAACAGCAAGCAGACATTACAGGAACCtgtcccaacctttattaatatgtaattaatacaaaggaaggcttcacGAATTAGTCTAAGGCTAAAAAAACTCTGTCTAAgccttagacgaatttccacctttaataaaaattctgcacATGGCAGTTACATGCGGCAGTTACAAGTGACACCTGTCCGACACTTGTCATCACAAAGTTCAAACTAAGTTTTCCAACAACTATATTTCtaacagatagaatctaattcaaattacattcttatctacacgaaatactaatattttaacacttagaatttttCTGGCTACATttcaacacttagaatatttcagccagctttcaacacttagaatattttagttgtccttccaacacttagttttattccAGCGATTCGGGTGAACTGCCTTTGTTCTTGCCATTGTGAAGTCTTCACAGCCTTGCCTTGTCAAGCCAACACGCTGCATTGCCAATGCCCTTATCCTGCACGTAAGCCATGCACGTTCAAGCagccttgccaacacccaagcaccttgaacttgtgttgcactgttttgccattatccatgtcaagaccaatgcccaagtccttgacatgtctgcacatagttagatcaagtagtttaCGGGTCTAACAGACCACCCGCACCACTTGAACTTGATGTCTTCATCAAGAATGTTTTAATATAGTCCTCGATTTGAGCATCAAACTTCCATAAGTCTTTTGCCTTCTCCCAAACTGCATCAGTTGCACTCTTGCCTTTCAAGTGAACCAAGAATTCAGTCTTAGTATTCTTCTTATTTGTGTCCAAAACCCGGTGATCAAGGATCTTCTCAATTTCAGCATCATACTGTGTAGGTACTGATGGAGGAACCCTCTTTGACCTGTTTCTGTCCGGATCATCTGTATCTGCAAAGTAAGGTTTCAAGAAACTCATATGGAAAGTGGGATGAATTTTCAACCTTTCTGGCAGCTTTAACCTATAAGCAACTTCGCCCATTCATTTCGCCACTTCGAATGGACCATCATGCTTAGGAATCAAACCTTGATGTCTGGTCTTACTTACAATCTATTTCCAGATTTGTGGGGTAAGTTTCAGTAACACCTTGTCACCTACATTGAACTCAACTGAGCGACGATGTTGATCAACATACTTCTTCATGCACCGCTGAGCCTTGCGCGAGCTATCCCGTGCCTCAGATAACATTTCAAGTCTGTCCCTTGCAACCTTGTATGCAGCTGGACACTTTCCCTGATTTTTAGATTTGGCAATATCTAGTGGTATCATAGGTTGTCTGCCCAAAACGATTTCAAAAGGGCTCATTTCTGTTGCAGACGACTTGTGCAGATTATAACAAAATTGTGCAGTGTGTAACAATGTTACCCAATTCCGTTGAGTTGCTGACACATAGTGCCTCAAGTATTCTTCCAACAAGTGATTAATTGTTTCCGTCTGTCCATCtttttgtggatgatttgcagtagaaaattttaattcagttCCCATCATATTGAACAATGCTGTCCAAAATCCACCAGCGAACCTTGTATCTCTATCACTCACAATGTCAGCTGGAATACCAAAATACTTAATCACATATTTGTAGAACAAATCAGCAGCAACTTCAGATGAACATAGTTGAGGAGCAGCAACAAAAacagaatattttgaaaacctGTCAATTACCACCATGATAGATGCTTTGCCATCTACTTTAGGGAATCCAGAAATGAAATCCATGCTTACTGATAGCCATGGCCTTCCAGGAACAGGCAAAGGTTGCATCAAACCTGCTTTCTTCTTACGTTCAGTCTTGTCCACTTGACAAACATAAAAAGTCTTGACATATGCCTCTATATCGTCTTCCATTTTCGGCCAAAAATAAACACGAGACAGTAAGGCTAACATCCTTTCAACACCAGGATGTCCAGCCCAAGCATAATCATGCTCCTCTTTCATTAGTTCTTTACGCAACCCGCCCTGATTTGGTACGACGATTCTCCCCCCTTTAAAATAGAGTATATCGTCCTCGATCCAATACCATTTCATTGTGCCATTTTGCACTTGACTCattcatttaacatacaatgaatcatttgcaGCACACAACCTGATTCTATCATGGAAATCAGTTTcaagttttgaaattgaatatactgCAATAAACACTTCTTTTCTATTCAGTGCACCAGTAACTTCGTTGTGTTTTCCTGGTTTATGTTCCCACATGAAATCATATTCTGCAAGGAATTCTTGCCACCGTGCTTGTTTAAGACTCAACTTTTTCCATGTTTTGAAGAATGTATTTGCTACATTATTAGTTCTTACCACAAATCGAGTACCTAGAAGATAAACTCTCCAAACCCGCAAAAAGTGTACCACCACAaccattttttttcatgtcttgaGTATCTCTGTTCAGCATCATTCAATTTCCTACTTTCAAAGTCCACTGGATGACCTTCTTGCACTAATAAAACGCCACCAATTGTTTTGTCTAACGCATCAGTGTGAACTTCAAATGGTAACTCAAAATCAGGCAATTTAAGTATAGGTTCAGATGCGATAGCATTCTTTAAATTCTGAAATGCTTCATCACATCGTTCAGACCAAACCCACTTTGTATCCTTCTTCAACAAATCTGTCAAAGCCGCTGCCCTTTTTGAGTAACCGACAATGAATTTTTTGTAATAGTTAGCCAAGCCAATAAAGGACCTCAAATCCTTCACATGAAGAGGTGCCTGCCAATCAACAATGGCTTGCACTTTCTTAGGATCCATTCGAACTTGGTTTTTACTAACAAGATGCCCCAAGAATTTTATCTCTTGTTGAGCAAATTCACACTTTTCCATCTTGACATAAAGTGTGTATTTTCTCAACTGAGACAGAACCAAACTTAAGTGATTAACATGTTCCTCCAATGTTCGACTATAAATGACAATATCATCTAGATAGACAACACCAAACTCATCAAGAGAGTCAAACAGTACATTATTCATTAAGTTGCAAACTGTTAccggagcattagtcagcccaaatgGCATTACAAGGAATTCATATGAACCATATCTAGTTACACATGTTGTTTTTGGTTCATCACCGTCTGCTTTTCTAACCTGCAAATAACCTGCCCTGAGATCAAGTTTTGTGAACCAGCATGCCTTACTCAACCTGTCCATCAAATGCTGCACCAACGGAACCAGATACTTGCTCTTTATAGTTGCTTTGTTCAGCTCCCTGTAGTTTACACACATTCACATTGTCCCATCctgtttcttttgaaaaaaaacaggAGCACCATATGGGGCCTTAGATGGCTGAATCAATCCAGCATCCAACAACTCATTCAATTGTTTGCGTAATTCGACCAATTCCTTAGGAGACATACGATAAGGAGCCTATGAAGGAGCAATCGTACCAGGCAGCAACTCAATTTTATGATCAATATCCCTCGTCGGTGGTAATTTCTTTGGTAATTCAGGCGGCATAAAATAAACATACTGTTTGAGCAATTCAGCAATACAATCAGGCACTTCCATTTTCACATCAGGTTTCACTTCGACCAAGGCAGCAAGTATAGTGTCATCACCTttcttcagccctttgtcgattGACATAACAGACAAAAACATTCCCTTGTCTTTCTTATTTGCAACTTTATTAATGTTCCCAAATGGATGAACTCCTTTGAGAAATCCAGCATTGCTTCCATTCATAACCATCACTCCATCTAAGTGATGAAACTGAACAAACTggaattttcttagaaaatcaatcccaagtatgatttcaaATTCACCAAGCGGCATCACCATCAAGTTATGTTTTCCTACCCAACTTCCAGTCGACATAGACACACTATAAGCCATACCCATAATGGCATGGCTTTTAGACAACTTTAGCCCCAATTTTATAGCAATCTTCACATCTACAAACGTATGAGTGGCCCCTGTATTAACCATTGCCATCACACGTTGTTCTTTCACtttcatttttatatgaattaggGAAGCATGAGGATTCAAAGTACTAGACATTTCTCCAACATTATTAATCCCTGTAATATGATTGAAGGACAATCCCAATGGATTTGCCATTGCAGCCACGATTTCCtcatcctcctccctttgattcATATTTCCAGCGAGGAAACGATTCACTTTTTCCCGGTTTGGACAAGATTTGGCCAAATGAGGACTACCACAAGTCCAACAGCCCTTAGAATTACTATCTTTGTTCTTTGGCTTGTCTTTTCCATCCCTCATTTGTGCCTTTGCTTTGTCATTTGTATTGTCCTTATGATTATCCTTTTTCCATTCccctttcttcttattctttttcttagtttttgaagTGGAGGGAACATCTATCAAAGGACGAGTCGTCTGGAAATCAACCAACGAATCTGCAGCAGCAATTGCACCGGGCAGATCTTTAACATTCTGGCTCCTGAGTTCGTTTTGAGCCAGCTTGCATACCGGAAATGAAGTTGTGTAGTTTATACTCATCAGACATATTTTGTATGTCTAACATCACAGaggtaaattctttaatgtattcCCTCACCGAACCCGTCTGCCTTAGTCTTTTCAATTTATCCCTTGCAAGCCAGGATGCGTTGCTAGGAAGAAATTGATCgcacatttattttattaaattatcctATGTATCAATTCTAGGATGACCAGTACTTACATCATCTGCATTTCGAGTCCTCCACCAAAGTTTAGCATCACTCGTCAAGTACATTGTGGTAATATTTAACTTGTAAGAATCAGGCACCCTTGCAGTAGTAAAATATTGTTCCATGTCCCAAATGAAATTATCCAGTTCTTTAGCACTTCTTACGCCACTAAAGGCCTTTGGTTCTGGAATCTTAACCTTAGATGATTCAACATGATTTGAACTTAACGTAGCCACAACCCGACACAATACAATGAGCTCTGCACGAAGGTTCTCATTTTCCTTCTGCAGTCCCTCAAGTTTTTGCGTAGTTGTGGTACGAAAATCCAAGATTTCAGTGATATGATTATCAACATTCTATCGATATACACCAATCTCCCCCCTGAACTTTCTCAGCGTCAACTCTTAAATCAATGACTTGTGTAAATAAATCCACAAACGAAAATATCGTCAGTAAACCCAATGAAGGATTCAATTTTTCGTGCCAGATCCCACAGTTCTACGTTTTTCACCATCCTTCAACTGTGCTatgataccaattgaaagacGGTCGATTAATTTTTACCGAACACCACTCTAAGCAGTCTTACAAATGTCTTTAACACTCAGCCTACTTTACACCCACGAAATTGACTAagtataaaaatacttaaacagTAAAGTTAAACAGCAAGCAGACTTTACAGGAACCTGTAccaacctttattaatctgTTATTAATACAAAGGAAGACTTCACGAATTAGTCTAACGCTAAAAAAACTCTGTGTAAgccttagacgaatttccacctttaataaaaattctacaCATGGCAGTTATAAGTGACACCTGTCTGACACTTGTCATCACAGGGTTCAAACTAAGTTTTCCAACAGCTATATTTCTAACAGAtagaatttaattcaaattacattcttatctacacgaaatactaatattctaacacttagaatatttcaggctaCATTTCAACACATAGAATATTTCGGCCAGCTttcaacacttagaatattttagttgtccttccaacacttagttttattccAGCAATTCGGGCGAACTGCCTTTGTTCTTGCCATTGTGAAGTCTTCACAACCTTGCCTTGTCAATCCAACACGCTGCATTGCCAATGATCTTATCCCGCACGTAAGCCATGCACGTTCAAGAtgccttgccaacacccaagaaccttgaacttgtgttgcactgttttgcTATTATCGATgtcaagaccaatgcccaagtccttgacATGTCTGCACTTATTTAGATCAAGTAGTTTGCGGGTCTAATAGATAGCTATTTAGCctaatttgagtttttttttacgtgaggatttataaattttagtttaataacattttatttgtcaatatttattttaaagtaaaattataattaaaaaaattatgaaataaataattacgtCAAATTAAACTatgttttaagattttttttccatacatatttaataattacgttaaatattataagtatttaaatagaattttttaataaatatgataaaatgattttgatgtaatcaaaattaacatttattgaatttttgctTAAGCCATTGACGGTTCGTTAAAGTTGTttgcataattcacttagacacctcaactaagacTAATACCTACTACCTATTGAATACTTTTACCTATTCAAAAATCATTccttttagatattttttgataatcaataaaaaatatgaaagtttGAGATACACTGACATGACAAAAtggataattaataaataaaatgtggCACTTGGCCcccaaaattattttcaaaaaaaaaattgtttaatattatttcaaacaaatttatatctattttttaaaaaaaaatgaaaatgaaaatttcaacCTATCTACCCAGCCCCACCCCTACCCACCACtctttcatcttcatcttcttcccaaAACACATTCTTTCTAAATCACAAAATGCAATTTCTTTTCcaataacttaaaaattaatttttttaagaaatatattttcatactaagagtgaagaaaaggaaaattttgtCGGTGGTTATTCATTTCTACATCGATGACAAAAGAAATTGATAGCTCAAAAATTCATTCGATCAAGTTTTTGaatatcatttttgataaattttatgggtttatatttaaatttgagtaaaaatatttgtttgaaaATTGGGATAAACAAATATCTTCTATCTTTTTTATACGCAAaaatcatttatcttttctcttctttctttatatttattccattatatttatgatattcgAATAAATCATACGAAAGAAAGTCTTTCTTTCAAAACTGAATCGTATGATTTCTtcataattgattttcatttatcttctgatttggaagaaagaaaaacaatgcTGGGGCtaaaatggagaaaattttgtaaactaaattatgaagaagatgactaagtacttttctttttcaaaaaagtgtaaatgaaaaaaagaaaaaattcttATAAGTAAATTATAGTGTCAAGTGttaatcaagaaaaaatgaagataagaaaaatcaaaataatactgttttgattttttttttcacgcGCTCCAGGAAAGTGGAAAGCACCATTTTTGCCATATCAACATTTTGTGTTTAACAGGCAGATGTTTTAAACGAGTTAGGATTCCAATAGGTACAAGTCCTAGTTAAGCtttctaagtgaattatgcggacaattTTAAGGGATTGCGGATCACCTAAGCCTTGAATTTTAAAGcactctttaaattaataaataataatttattaattaaataatacttttacaaaataatgatatatcaaCTGCGCATGCGAATACGACTATTGGAGAGCTATGAAAACAGAATGTCATACATAGTGTGATAACATTTCTCCATGGTACCTGGTAGACACCATTAAGCACATATACCATTGTCAATGAATCAGTTTCTACAATAATGTTGGTATATACCTTCTACCAACAATATTATAAAGCCTATCAGCCTCAAAcgctaaattaaaaatatcaagtattttcaaatattttgcaCCAACTAAGTCtccattattatttataatacaaaaatcTGCAATACTAGGCCCTGAATTATCCTTTGAAGCTTCATCAACTTTAACCTTCCACTAACCATCATTAGTAGGGTACCTCCTTATCCATCTAGCTTTAAGATAGGGCCTAAAACCATCCAATAATGACACCATAAGAGACCAAGTGTTTTACTTTTTcgaaaaaacatattttcataaatttttgactttttgagAGTCACcactttattttaaagaaaaatcaagaaaattgttTTTCAATCGATTAAAACAGGAAATcggttgaaatttttttaagggGGGTCGGGgatttctatttatatttgaGGAAGGTGTTTAAGACACCTAAAATATTTGCTAACTCGCGATTATCCAACGACTAACTTGTTTGGCTAAAACTTAACTTAATTTTGCGATAAGAAATATTATCTAGAGTTTTTTGAAAAGTGAAGTGTTGATTTTACTATTTAATTGAGACTTTGacttgtaaaatttaatttttaagtgtATTTAGAAACGATCGATTTggttattttgttaaaaatgaaatgaagcgCCTTTAATAACAAGTATCAATCAGCAAGTAAACGGTAaagtaaagagagagagagagagagagagagcgtTGGATCCAAATCTAATTCTGTCCGCCTAGACTGGTATTTGGACCCATTTCGTTTTAGGGCCTTAGGCCCATTTTGATTTTACCTGTCATAAACTAACaagataataattaataggaaaAACTTTATATTATGGCAAACATccatatatattcaaaataaaatagctatgtttaattttgttatGTCATATGGATATAATTAGACTATAAATAGCAAAGTTAATTCtatgcaaataatttttttttatatatttaatataatgaataaatattaaatatgaaagtaATTATAATTGAATGCCTAAATAATTATGGCAGACATATTATTGATCCTTTTCCAAGTTTACCATTAtcgtttttttcttttatcaatattCATACATCACATATTTTATCTCTCCCCCCACCCcaaattcattcaaatttaaGATACTTAACATAAATGTAGGAGCGATCTTTGTGATCTTGTATCCATCAAGTACTTCTTAGTACATATATATCTCGTACTTATACAGTTTGATACccacaaattatatttttttgctcGTTTGTCTATTGTATTCATACTTATACAATTTGATTGTATCTTTTTTGCTCGCTTGTATAATGTATTCATATTTTTGCTTAACAACAGCATTGAAATGTatcaattttcatatacatagaTACTTAGAGTATTATATAAGCACAAGTCAAAATGTCGATTTACAAAGACAACTATATCTAGATCTATATAAGTAATATATCAAAGATAAAAAGTGGATTCGGGAATACAAGTATAGTGCTATTCGACGTATTCAGTTTTGGtttaataacaatatattcattttattatatatcggtgtattcattttttttgtaccAACTAGTGTATCATTGACATGTAGTTCATTTGTTCAAAATCGAAAAACTTAACCTTCATTTCCAAATTCAACAGAGGAAATTTGGACCTCTGTGGCCAACTCAGAACGTAACAAAGAAAATGAGTTCTTGGCGAACTCGGGTGGATTTTACATGCAAAAAATGACGAGAAATTAGCATACTaggaaataatataaatgagtTATAACTGAAAAACACGGAACTGAAAGATAAAATCCACTTAAGAAATCCAAATTAGACAGAAACAAGCGACTTTAAAGGGAGAGAACAAAGGAGCCAAATCAACAATGACAAAGTTCACAAAGAAACTACAACATTAAACAATTAGCACAcatatttgtgtgtgtgtgtgtgtatatatatatatatgtacatattcCAGGGAATGCACAATTATTAACcaacaaaattatcaaaaaattaaaaggaaaataccGCAAGattagcaaataaaaaaatcacatgcTTTGGTCTGACCGACACTATTTGACAAAATTTAACAATGTTATGCATGAATAAATACAATAGTTGcaaaagagttgttaagcaaaacCACCATATAGGCCATTGAAATAGAAAGCAAACTAACAACcatgaaatatatattcaattctAGACAAAGATAGGAGAGTCAGTGTGATTTTAACTAACAAATACatgctgaaaaattaattaCCAGGCCCCAAAGTATTGAACAATTAGTAGGTGCTTAGATGACCTGAACTTAGGCTATAATTTTACGCTAACGACGAAGATAGATGATGAACTCTTCCAAACAATCTCATAAGCTGGCCAAACATGCTTGTGAACAAATCAAACAGAGATTAGTGGAAGGAGGAGACAAATATCACCTTTCTTTTTAATACATTTCACACATTTTTTAGGAATCGACTGTAAATAACAAACAATCTTTGAACAGGATCCGGATGAAAAAATTTACATCAAAAATTTCACAGTAAATAATGGAGGGATGCAAATCTTCAAACtagttatttcttcattttttgtttcattttttatgaCTTTCGAGAAAACATAGTTGGACTTCTTGACTAGGTGAAGGAAGTGAGTCATGGAAGAAAATAACTTTAGATAATAACAAAGACAATCATAAAACACTTGGTTAAAAGTTAAATGAACATGGACTTAGCCTCTAACTCCAAATTGCTAAGCAAGAACTAGGCATTTATGCTTCAACAAAGAACtcatatttaatgaaataagaCAAAGAAGAAGTGAGTGACCAAGTATCAAGCTTTAGATCAAAAGTCATATGATAtgtaaactaaaaaaaacttttaatcaAGACTATCACCTATCACAAGATGAAAATCAATATTGGACAAGTACAAAACAGAGaaggaaaataaattagttaGATACAAAATGGTTCCATCTTTCTAGACAATTTAATTAGATACAAAATGGTTCCATCTTTCACATGTTCTGAAGTTTCATTTTGTACATTAATGAACTAGGATATAAACTCATTCGTCATTTTAGTGAACCAATACGAAGACCATAAAACACATAACCAAACCACTAGCAATTGAACTTAAAAGAAGAAATCAATGGATTGCACACACGAGGAAATCAAtgcaaataaataagaagaactCTACCTATAGGAGCTTCGGGATATTAGCTTATTACACTATAAATTTAGGAGTTTAGAGGGAGTGATTCGGTCGAATCCAACGTGTAGTCCTCTTAAATATGACAAAATACTCAGCTTCAAACACATCCTAAAACAAAACTataagcaacaacaacaacaataacaggTAGAAGAAACTCCAACAAGGTATCGATAAGAAAGAAAACAACTATCAAACAGAGTGTAAGATAACCAAAATACTTAACGGACTCATACAAAACTAACTTAACTATATGGAAACAGGCGAAATAACACTAGTTTTCTGAATCAAATAAAAGTGAACATTAGTccaagacatgaaaaataaaggagaaacaGAACCAAGCAACCGTTAATACTCGAGTTGAAGCCAAAGAACAGTAGACAACTCAAGCAAAACTAAATGGAGACTCAAGCTTTATAGAAACTAATAAATGACTTTAGAATAGCAGCTCATTGTTTCGCTCGAAAAAAAAACTCACTACATTCATGATtcaaaaatgaacaaagaagagCTAAAATGTAAAAGAGAATCATTTAACTCTTTCGCAGCAGCGAACTCAAAGTGGATGAGCTAGAGAGGATTCTCTCACACCGAAATACGATCTCACAAAATTTGACAAGCTTTCGCAACCCACAACAAACGGAAAAGAGAAAAGCAATATTATCCCTAAAGTATActtttgaatgattttttgaCTTTGGGAAGATTTTTCAATGTAACTttaatgaaactttttttttccaaccTCAAAAAAAATTCCCCCTCTGAtgtaaaagaagagaatattGATAGGGAGggattaggttttttttaatcTAGAGGTAAAAGGACAAAGTCGGGATTCCGAAATAAAAGGAAGACATTTACCGAGTTCCATATTCTAGTGTTGTCAAGAGTTTCATGTATGGTATGATTTATACTTTCAAGACATATGTTATTTTAGGTACCAATCCAAtccattgaaaaataattagaaagcAGTAAAGAGAATATAATGATACTGGAAAGGAAATACAAATCATTTACTATGTTATAgtggattttatttatttac
Proteins encoded in this window:
- the LOC138340444 gene encoding uncharacterized protein: MSINYTTSFPVCKLAQNELRSQNVKDLPGAIAAADSLVDFQTTRPLIDVPSTSKTKKKNKKKGEWKKDNHKDNTNDKAKAQMRDGKDKPKNKDSNSKGCWTCGSPHLAKSCPNREKVNRFLAGNMNQREEDEEIVAAMANPLGLSFNHITGINNVGEMSSTLNPHASLIHIKMKVKEQRVMAMVNTGATHTFVDVKIAIKLGLKLSKSHAIMGMAYSVSMSTGSWVGKHNLMVMPLGEFEIILGIDFLRKFQFVQFHHLDGVMVMNGSNAGFLKGVHPFGNINKVANKKDKGMFLSVMSIDKGLKKGDDTILAALVEVKPDVKMEVPDCIAELLKQYVYFMPPELPKKLPPTRDIDHKIELLPGTIAPS